Within the Corallococcus exiguus genome, the region GCGCCAGGATGTTCGCGACGGACACCTCCACGAGCCGCGCCTGGGCCAGGTCGCCGTCCACTCGCCCTTCGGCGATGCGGCGGGCCACCTCCTGCACGAGCGCGCTCTTGCCCACGCCGGGCTCGCCCGCCAGCAGCGGGTGCTTGCCTCCGCGCGTCAGCAGCCCCAGCACCTCCGTCACGGCGGTGTCCACGCCGTGGGCGGCCGGCAGCTTGCCCTCGCGCGCCATCGCGGTGAGGTCGCGGTCGATGAGCCGCTCCTGGTCTTCGTTCTTCCTCGTCGCCATGGTGTGGTCCGGAACGCCCCCTCGACGTGCGGCACTCTAACCGTTGCGGCGCGGAAGCGAAGTCCCGGCCCACCCTTGGGCCGGGACCTACGCTTCCAGCTCCGTGTGCCAATAGGCCACGTCCCTCAGGAACTTGCGCCAGGACAGGGGCAGGCCCTTCTCCACGAGGAACGAGACGACCAGCGCGTCCGGCAGCCGCTTCGGCTTCGCGGGCACGGTGCGCAGCGTCATGCGCGCCTGCGCCGGGGTGCGGTTGCCCTTCTTCTGGTTGCAGGGCACGCAGGCGATGACGATGTTCTCCCAGCTCGTGCGGCCGCCCTGCGCGCGCGGCAGCACGTGGTCGTACGTGGCCTCCGGACGGGTCACCTTGTGGCCGCAGTACTGGCAGCGGCACTGGTCGCGCTGGTAGACGTTCTCACGGCTGAAGCGCACGCCGCGCGGGCCCTTCCACAGGGCGCGCACGAAGCGGATGACGGACGGCATGCGCAGCTCCACCGTCACCGAGCGGATGACGCGGTCCTCGTACTCCTCGACGACCTCCACCTTGCCCTGGACGAGCAGCATGATGGCGCGTTGCCAGGGGATGCGTGCGACGGGTTCATAGGACTGGCTCAGCACCAGCGTTTCCATGACACAGGGCCTTTCGGGCGGGACAGGCCGCCAGGGAGTCGAACCCTGCTCGTCCGGATTTGGAATCCAGACTGCACCCGGTGCGCGGCCTATGTGGGTGAGGGAGTGGGGACGCTGGGAGTCGAACCCAGCGGGCTTCCAAGGGCTCCGGCTCTACAGGCCAGCGCGTCTCCGTAACGCTCTACGTCCCCGGAAGGTGAGCGGGAGCCCGGACGTGAAGAAGGCCGGGTCCCCTTGTCGGGAGCCCGGCCTCCAGGGCCATGCCGCGTCAGGGACGGAGCAGGGCGCCTTCAGGAGCCGGGCGAGGCGAGGCGATAGGACGCGAAGTCCCGCCAGCGGCACGTGGAAGGAGCGGTCGCCGGGCTGGGACGCGAGGCCGCGTCGATGCCGTGACCGGAAGGATTCGGGTGCTTGAGGTTCATCGGGGCCTGCTTCGTCGCCTGGCGCATCGGGACCGCTCCTTTCGCTCCCAGCGACGGCGGCGGAAATTCAGTCCTGACAGGCAAGCGGTGTGGACGTTAGGACTCCGCGCATGAAAGCCATCCGCTACCACCAGGTGGGAGGGCCGGAGGTCCTCCGTTGGGAGGACGCGCCGGAGCCCGTGCCCGGGCCGGGCCAGGTGCTCGTGCGAGTCCATGCCGCGGGCGTGAACTTCGCGGACACCGAGCGCCGCCGCGGGCTGTACGACGCCCAGGCGCCCCTGCCTCGCATCCTGGGCAGCGAAGCCGCGGGCGTGGTGCGAGCGGTAGGGCCGGGTGTGGACGCATCCTGGGTGGGCCGCCGCGTGGTCGCCCTGACGAAGGAGGCCTACGCGGAGGCCGCGCTCGCGCCGGTGGAAGAGTTGCTGGTGCTGCCACCGGAGGTGTCCTTCGAGGAGGCCGCCGCGCTGCTGGTGCAGGGCCTGACGGCGTACCACGTGGTGCACACCGTGGGGCGCGTGGAGGCGGGGCAGACGGTGCTCATCCACGCGGCGGCCGGCGGCGTGGGGCTGCTCGCGGTGCAGCTGGCGAAGGCGGCGGGAGCGCGGGTCATCGGCACGGTGTCGGGCGAGGCGAAGGCGAAGCTCGCGCGGGACGTGGGCGCGGACGCCGTCATCCGCTACGACCAGGAGGACGTCGCGGCGAGCGTGCGCGAGCTGACGCAGGGGCGCGGCGTGGAGCGCGTGCTGGACTCCGTGGGCGCGAGCACCTGGCAGGCCAGCCTGGATGCGCTGGCGCCCTTCGGGCACCTGGTGAGCTACGGCAACGCCAGCGGCCACCCGCCGTCCGTGGAGGTGGAGTCGCTCTACGCGAAGTCGCTCACCGTGGGCGCCTACTGGCTGCGCACGCCCACGCCCCCGGAGGTGCAGCGCAAGGCGCGTGAGGCGCTGCTGGCGGAGGTCGTGGCGAAGCGCCTGCGCATCGTGGTGGGACTGGCGCTGCCGCTGTCCCGCGCGGAAGAGGCCCACCGCCAGTTGGAAGGGCGGAGCACGGTGGGCAAGGTCGTGCTGCTGGGCTCGGACTGAAGTCCTTCAGTGAGTCGCGGGCGCGCCCACCACCGGCGGTGATGAAGCGGAGCCACGTCCGATGCGCAGCACCACCAGTGCCGCCGCGAGGCAGATGACGCCCGCGACGACCCAGGCGGGCGTGTACGTCTCCAGCGACGTGCGGATGACGCCCGCGCCCAGTGCTCCCAGGCCCGCGCCCACCTGGTGCGCTGCCACCACCCAGCCGAAGGCGATGGGCCCGTCCTCCGCACCCACCGTCTGCGTCGTCAGGCGCACCGTCGGTGGCACCGTGGCGATCCAATCCAGGCCGTAGAACACCGCGAACAACGGCAGGCCGAAGAGGGACATCTCGAAGGCGCTCGGCAGGTAGAGCAGCGCCAGCCCTCGCAGGCCGTAGTACCAGAACAACAGCCAGCGGTTGTCGAAGCGGTCCGACATCCAGCCGCTCGCCGTCGTGCCCACCAGGTCGAAGATGCCCATCAGCGCGAGCAACCCCGCAGCCCGTACCTCCGGGATGCCGTGGTCCATGCACGCCGGAATCAGGTGCGTGCCCACCAGCCCGTTCGTCGTCGCGCCGCAGATGAAGAAGCTCCCCGCGAGCAGCCAGAAGTCCCGCTTGCGCGAAGCCCGCCCCAGCGCCCCCAGCGCGTTGGCGAGCGGATTGACGCTGGACGGCTTCACCTCCTCGTCCTCCGGAGCGGCTCCGTAGGGCTTCAGCCCCACGTCCGACGGCCGGTCGCGCACGAGCCATGCGACGAGCGGAATCACGCACGCCACCACGCCCGCCACGGTGAAGGACACGACGCGCCAGCCGCGGTGCTCCACCAGCATCGCGAGCAATGGAAGGAACACCAGTTGCCCCGTGGCCGTGCTCGCGGTCAGCACGCCCATCACCAGCCCGCGCCTCGCGACGAACCAGCGCTGCACCACCGTGGCGCCCAGCACCATCGCCGTCGTGCCCGTGCCCAGCCCCACCAGCACGCCCCAGAAGAGCAGCAGCTGCCACGGCGCGTGGATGAAGTTCGTCAGCGCCACGCCCACCGCGATGATGCAGAGGGACACGAGCGTCGTGCGCCGGATGCCGAACTTCTGCATCAGCGCCGCGGCGAACGGCCCCACGAGCCCGTAGAGCACCAGGTTCACCGACACGGCCGAGGAGACGAGGGCCCGGCTCCAGCCGAACTCCCGCTCCAGCGGGACGATGAAGACGCTCGGGGTCGCCCGCACGCCCGCCGCGCACAGGAGCACCACGAAGATGGCCGCGGCCATCACCCACGCATAATGAAACCGGCGTGTCCTCATAACGGTGTCTCCTTCAAGCGGCCACGCCCGGGCCCACGTATACTTTCCGGCAGCGATGTCCCAAGACGAACTCCAGCGCACCCTCTGCAATTGCCTGGCGCTGCGGCAGGCCAGCCGTCACGTCACTCAGTTCTATGATCAGGTGCTCGCGCCCAGCGGCCTTCGGACGACGCAGTACTCCATCCTCCACCGCGTCCAGACCCAGGGCCCGCTGACCGTGAACGCGCTGGCGGATCAGCTCGTCATGGACCCCTCCACGCTCACCCACAACCTGAAGCCCCTCTTGAAGGACGGCTTCGTGGTGCTGGAGGTGGGCCGCACCGACCGGCGCCAGCGCGCCATCGCCATCACTCCGGAAGGGCAGGGCGTCTACCGCAAGGCCCGGCCCCTGTGGCTGCGCGCCCAGTCGGACTTCGAGAACGCCGTGGGCAACACCCAGGCCACCGCGCTGCGGGACCTGCTGGCCGCCGTCTCCCGGACGGGACTGGGCGAAGCCGAAGCGGAGGCCGAAGCCCCTCCGGCTCCCAAGGGCAAAACTCGCCGCAGCGGACGCTGAGCGCATCCCCACGGCTCACCCCTCCTCGAGGAACTTCAGGAACGCGGCGACCTGATCCGCCCACAGCTCCGGGTGTGCCTGGGTGAAGTGGCCGAAGGAGCTCGCGCTGCCTTCCTGCACCACGAAGCGGCCGCGCTTTACCCTCGGCATCAACGTCTCCAGCGTGCGCAGGGTGACAGGGTTGAACTCGTCGTCGGAGAAGTTGAGCGCGAACACGTGGGCCTGGATGTCCCCGAGCGCGCCCTCCGGGTCGTAGTCCCGCGAGGACTCCAGCGAGTACAGGATGTCATTGGCGTCCATGCCCGCCGCCTGCGCCCGTGCCGTCGCGATGAAGGCATCCGCCGACTGCGCATCCGGAAGCGTGGCCTGCAGGTGCGGCACCCCGTCCAGCATCATCCGGAAGACCGGGAACGCCTCCAGCCAGCCCCGGGGCTGCGCGGTGTAGAGGCCGTCCTTCCATTCCGGGTCGTTGCGGATCTGTCCCGACACGAAGCGCCGCCACAGCAGGTTGCGCCCCGCGATGCGCGTGGGCAGGGACACGATGGGCATCACGCCCTCCACCGCGTCCGGGTACAGCTCGCTCCACTGCCACGCGTTCATGCCGCCCATGGACAGGCCCACGATGGCGTGCAGACGCCGGATGCCCAGCGTCCGCGTCACGAGCTGGTGCTGAAGCTCCACCATGTCCCGGTAGCCGTAGGCCGGGAACTTCGTGCGCAGGCCGTCGCTCGGCTTGCTGGAGCGGCCGTGGCCCACGCTGTCCGGGAAGATGAGGAGGTATTTCGTCGCGTCCAGCGGACGGCCCGGCGCGAACAGCGCGTCCTGGAAGGACTTGCTCCGCAGCACCTCGCCGCTCGCGCTCGTCCAGTGCAGGAGCAGCACCGCGTTCGTCACCGCGCCGGAGGCGTCCCGGCGCGGCGTGCCCAGCGTCGCGTAGTGGATGCGCACTTCCGGCAGCACCGCCCCATCCTGGAAGCGGTAGCTGGTGAAGACCGCGTCTGCCTCCTGGGCCACGAGTGGCTCGGACGCCGACACCGTTGTCTCCACAGGCGCCGAGGCGGCCTGGGGACGCGCGGTGGCGCACCCCAGGGACAGCCCCAACAGCACGGACAGCAGGACGCGAGGCCGGCGGACGGAAATCGTCATGCCGGGGGAAATACCTGCATGTGCAGGTACTGTAAAGCGCCCCTCAGGGCTTGGGGGCCGTGGCGGTGGCGGCCTTCAGGTAGCGGTCGAAGAACTCCAGGACGCGCCGGTCCACCTCCGCCTCGTTCTTCTTCTTCTTGAAGCCGTGGCCCTCGTCGGGGAGCAGCAGGTACTCCACGGGCACGCCGTTCTTCTTCACCGCCGCGACGATGTCGTCAGATTCCGCCTGGGGGACGCGCGGGTCGTTGGCGCCCTGCACGACGAACAGCGGCTTCTGGATGCGCTCCGCGTGGAAGAAGGGGGAGATCTCCTTGAGCATCACCTCCTGCGTCTCCGGGTTGCCCATCTCCTGGAACATGGCCTGACGGAAGGCGCCCCACTCGGGCGGCATGCTCTTGAGCGTGCGCAGCCAGTTGGACGGGCCGAAGACGTCCACGCCCACGTCGAAGGAGTCCGGGTGGAAGGCGAGCGCCGCCAGCACCATGTAGCCACCGTAGCTGGCGCCGAGGATGCCCACGCGCGAGCCGTCCACGTACGGCAGGCTCGCCAGGTACTTGCGCGCCTCCACGCAGTCTCGCAGCGGATCCTTGCCGTGCTTCTGGTCGTCCGCCCTCAGGAACGTCTTGCCGTAGCCGGTGCTGCCCCGGTTGTTGATGCCCAGCACCACGTAGCCGCGGTTCACCAGGTACTGGACGAAGTTGTTGTAGCCCCGGCTCGTCTGGCCGCCGGGGCCGCCGTGCACGTAGACGATGGCGGGGGCCTTGTGCTCCGCCGTCGCCTGGTGCGGCTTGAAGAGCAGGTTGGGGATCTCCATCCCGTCGAAGGACTTGAAGCGCACCACCTGCGCGTCCACCAGGTCCTCGGAGTCGAGCTCGCGGCTCATCGTGTCCGTCACGCGCCGGGTCTTCTTCGTGGCTAGGTCCAGGACATAGAGGTTCGCGGAGGTGCGGTCCGTCTCCAGCTGGACCGCCAGCTGCTTCTCGTCACGGGAGAAGACGACCTCGGAGATCATCCCGGCGGGGAGCTGCGTCAGCGGAACCTGGGTGCCGGCCTTCACGTCGTGCAGGCGCACCTCGATGCCAGCGTCCACGTTGATGATGGAGACGCGGAACGCCCCCGAGCGCGAGAAGTGCGTGCCATAGATGTCCCAGTCCGCCTTCTCCACGTCCTCCCACCTGCCGGCCTCCTTCGCCGGGCGCACCACCCGGGTGAACTCCGAGCCGTCGTCCGTGATGACGTACAACTCCCCGGTGACAGGGTGGATGTCTCCCACCCGGTAGCTGGCCGAGCCCGTGTGGGGCGTGAGGTTCTTCAGTGCCTTCGTCGCGACGTCGTAGCGCCACACGTTGCCGTCCGACGTGGTGATCGCCTCCTCCAGCGCCACCCAGCTCTCGTCCGGGGCCACGGCGGCGACGCCGAACCCCTTGTCGTTCTGGGCCAGGAGCGTGCGCGCGTACGTCTTCGCGTCATAGCGGTACACGTCCATGGCGCCCGGGTCGCGCTCGTTGGTGGTGAGGTAGAACGCGCTGTCGTCGTGGCTGAAGCCCAGGAAGCCGGCCACGCCCTGCTTCATGGGCGTGAGGTCCTTCTCCTTGCCGTCCGGCGTGCGCACGTAGACGTGCGTCTGCTCATCGCCGCCCTTGTCGCGCTCGAAGAGGAAGCGGCTGTCGCGCGGGAAGGCCCCCACCACCCGGATGCTGTCCGTCTTCGAGCGCGTCAGCGCGGTGGGCTTGCCCCCACCCACCGGCACGCTGTGCACGTTGAAGATGCCGGACGCGTTCGACGAGAAGAGCAGCTGCTTGCCATCCGAGGTGAAGACCGGGGCCATCACCTCCGTGGACCCCATGAACTGCTCCACCGAGTACTGCTTCGACGGCCGGGCCGCCGTCGCGCCCGCGACCGCCTTCACGGCCGAAGCGGGCTTCGTGGCGGGCAGGGTGGCGGGCGGCGCGGCCCCCAGCAGCGGCAGGAGCAACGTCGGGGCAAGGACACGGGACAGGGACTTCCACGCGGGCATGCGGCCTCCGGGAGCGGCGGACCGGGGCACTCTGGGCCAGGCCCCGCCGGGTTCAACAGAGGCGGCGACAAACCTGACATAAGGCTGTCACTGGCAGGGGCGACATTGGGTTCGTTCCCACAACGCGGCACCGGAGATTCCGCCATGACCCAGAACGACCTTCAGAAGACCCCTGCCCTGAGCGGCCTGCACACCTACGCGGGCGGCTGCCTGTGTGGCGCCGTGCGTTACGAGGCCTCCGTGGACCTGGCGGACGTGACCCGCTGCAACTGCACCATCTGCATGAAGTACGGCTACGGCGGCGGCGCGGGGATGAAGCCGGACGCCTTCCGGCTCCTCAAGGGCCAGGACGCCATCAAGAAGTACGGGCGCGACGGCAGCCCCAACACGCGCAGCTTCTGCGGTCGCTGCGGCGTCGTGTGCTTCGGCGACGGCGACGTCCCGGAGCTGGGCGGGAAGTTCGTCTCCATCTACGTCAACACGCTGGATGACGTGGACCCGTCGCTGCTCACCTTCAAGTACTGGGACGGCCGGCACGACAACTGGATGGCCGGGGCGCGCTCCACTCCGTGGCCCTTCCAGGCCGCCGCCTGAGGACGCCCGGAGGGGCAGGGGCCTTGACGCGCCCCTGCCCGTCACCGCCCATGACTACACATTCCCCGAGGCGGCCCGGCCCGCGGCGCGGCCGGAGAAGATGCAGCCTCCCAGGAACGTGCCTTCCAGGGCGCGGTAGCCGTGGACGCCACCGCCTCCGAAGCCGGCCACCTCACCTGCCGCATAGAGCCCTGGGATGGTCTTCCCCTGGGCGTTGAAGACGCGGCCCTGGAGGTCCGTTTCGAAGCCGCCCAGCGTCTTGCGCGTGAGGATGTTCAGCTTCACGCCGATGAGCGGCCCCGCGTTGGGGTCCAGGATGCGGTGTAGCTTCGCGGTGCGCACCAGCTTGTCACCCCGGTAGTTGCGCGCCTGGCGGATGGCCGCGAGCTGCAGGTCCTTGCTGAAGGGGTTGTCCATCTGGAGGTCGCGGGCCTTCACCTCGCGCTCCACCGTGGCGAAGTCCAGCAGCGGGGCTTCCGTCTTCGCGTTCATCCCGGCGACCAGGTCGCGCAGGTTGTTGGAGATGACGAAGTCCTCGCCCTTCTCCTTGAAGGCCTCCACCGGGCCCATGGCCTTCTTGCCCACGGCGCGGTTGAGCACGCCCAGCCAGTCCTTGCCCGTGAGGTCCGGGTTCTGCTCCGAACCGGAGAGCGCGAACTCCTTCTTGATGATCCACTGGTTGAGGATGAACCAGGTGTGCTCGTGGCCCGTCTTGAGGATGTGCTCCAGCGTGCCCAGCGTGTCGAAGCCGGGGAACAGCGGCGGCGGCAGGCGCTTGCCGGTGGCGTCCAGCCACAGCGAGCTGGGGCCCGGCAGGATGCGGATGCCGTGACGGGGCCAGATGGGGTTCCAGTTCCGCAGGCCCTCCGTGTAGTGCCACATGCGGTCGCGGTTGATGAGGCGTCCACCCGCGGCCTCCGTGATGGCGATCATCCGGCCGTCCACGTGGTCGGGCACGCCCTGAATCATGAACTTCGGCGCGGGGCCCATGCGCTCGGGCCACGCCTTGCGCACCAGCTCGTGGTTGCCGCCAATGCCGCCGGACGTGACGATGACCGCGCTCGCGCGCAGCTCGAAGTCGCCCGTCGTCACGCGCGAGCTGCTGGCGCCCCGGGGGACGTCCGTGGGCTCCAGCACCATGCCGCGCACGCCCACCACCGCGCCGTTCTGCGTGAGCAGTTCGTCCACGCGGTGGCGGAAGTGGAAGGTGAGGGTGCCCTTGGCCTCCGCGGCCTTGGCGCGGCGGACGAAGGGCTCCAGCACGCCGGGGCCGGTGCCCCAGGTGACGTGGAAGCGGGGGACGGAGTTGCCGTGGCCCACGGCGCCGTAGCCGCCTCGCTCCGCCCAGCCCACCACGGGGAACCAGCTCATGCCCTGTTGGACCAGCCAGGGGCGCATCTCGCCCGCGGCGAAGTTGACGAAGGCCTCCGCCCACTGACGCGGCCAGTGGTCCTCTTCGCGGTCGAAGGCGGCGGTGCCCATCCAGTCCACCATCGCGAGCGCGTGGGAGTCCTTGATGCCCATGCGCCGCTGCTCGGGCGAGTCCACGAGGAACAGGCCGCCGAACGACCAGAACGCCTGGCCGCCCAGGTTCTGCGGTCCCTCCTGGTCCACCACGGCGACGCGCTTGCCCGCATCCGCGAGCTCGGTCGCGGCGACGAGTCCCGCGAGCCCTCCGCCCACGACAATGACATCCACTTCCTGTCCCATGCGTGCCTCCCGGTAGCACCTGGCGCGCGGATGATAGCGTTTCGCGCGGAGAGCAGAGCTTTCCTTCACCTGCGCATCCCGGCGCTCCGGAGGCTAGACTCCCCGCGCATGGAGCCAGATGTGAAGGGCAACACGGGACCGATGGGCCATGATGCCGCCGCCTACGCGCAGCGTCAGGACGGGCTGTCCCCGGAGCCGCTGCGGGACGCGGCCTGGAGCGTGGCGGGGCAGCGGGCCTTTGGCGTGGTGCTCGACGTGGGCTCGGGCAGTGGTGGGTGGATCCGCCGGCTGCGGCAGAACCCCGCCGTCGAGCGCATCCTCAGCACGGACATCCACGACGCGGGCGCCAGCCGCCTGCCGGGCGTGGAGTTCCAGCTGCGGGACGTGTCCCGGGACGCGCTGCCGTGGGGCGATGGGTCGGTGGACTGGGTGTTCGCCATCGAGGTGCTGGAGCACCTGGCCAACCCGCGCCACTTCGTGAAGGAGGCCTTCCGCGTGCTCAAGCCCGGAGGCCACCTCTTCTTCACCACGCCCAACAACGACAGCCTGACGGCAAGGTTGTCCTTCCTGGTCCGGGGCTACTTTCCCGCGTTCTGCGAGCAGGACTACCGGGACTCCGGACACATCACGCCCATTACGGAACTGGACGCGCGGCGCATGGCCGTGGAGGCGGGCTTCCAGTCCATCGACTTCGACTATCCGCTGCCCGGGCGGATTCCCCGCAGCAGCGTGTACTGGCAGCGGTTCGTGCCGGGGCTGCGCGGCCGGTGGTGGAGTGACGGGCTGTTCGCGCTGCTGACGCGCCCGCGCTGAAAAGACAGGCGACGGGACTGGCCGCCTGTTCAGTCTTCGTGGTAGCCCCTGCCGCGAACCAGCGAGGAGCGCGGATGCAACAGCGTTGCGTGTGGGTGGGGACGGATCCGCTGTACCAGACCTACCACGACGAGGAGTGGGGCGTGCCCGTGCGCGACAGCCGCGCGCTCTGGGAGATGTTGATGCTGGAGGGCTTCCAGGCGGGGCTCGCGTGGATTGTCATCCTGCGCAAGCGCGAGGCCTTCCGGAAGGCGTTCAAGGGCTTCGACCCGAAGGTGGTGGCGCGCTTCACGGAGAAGGACGTCACGCGCCTGATGGCGGACGAGGGCATCGTCCGGGCTCGCGCGAAGATTGAAGCGACCATCGGCAACGCGCGCGCCTACTTGAAGATGCAGGAGGCGGGCGAGGACTTCTCCGCGTTCGTCTGGGGCATGGCGGGCGGGAAGCCCATCCGCAATGTGTGGAAGGGCCGGGGCGACGTGCCGGCGAAGACGGAGCTGTCGGAGGCGTACGCCAAGGCCTTCAAGCAGCGCGGCTTCAAGTTCGTGGGGCCCGTCATTGTCTACGCGTGGATGCAGGCCACGGGCATCGTGGATGACCACACGGTGGACTGCTTCCGGCACCGCTGAGCGCAGGGGGACATCGCGGGCGGTGGGGCTGTGGACCTGTGCCGCCGGGTGCTGGTTTAACGGAGCGCATGCGCTTGCCCCTCCTCGTCGCGGTGCTGTTGCTTTCGTGGAAGACCGGGGCTGAACCGGCTCCCGTGGTTCCCCGCTTCGAGCCAGGCGCCTGCGCCGTGGAGGTCGCCGCTACGGAGCGCATCGACTGCGGCCTGCTGGTGGTGCCGGAGAACCGGCACAAGGCGGACAGCCGCTCCATCCGCCTTCCCGTGACCCTCTTCCGCAGCCGTGCCGCGAAGCCCCTGGCGGATCCAGTGCTGTTCATGCCCGGGGGCCCGGGCCTCAGCGCGGTCGAGCACTTCACCTCCGGCAAGAACAACAAGCTCCTGGACCAGCGCGATTACATCGTCCTGGAGCAGCGCGGCGCGAAGTTCGCGCAGCCGTCGCTCCTGTGCCCGGAGACCTCCACCCTCAGGGGCGAGCTGGCCGCGGGCAGGCTGCGCGGGCCGGCGGCGACCACCGCGCTGACGCAGGCCGCGGGACGCTGCCGGGCGGTGCTGACCGCGTCGGGCGTGGACCTGGACGGCTACACCAGCGAGGCCGCCGCGGATGACATCGAGGATCTCCGCAAGGTGCTCGGCGTGGCGCGGTGGAACCTCTACGGCGTGTCGTACAGCACGCGGCTGATGTTGACCGTGCTGCGGCGGCATCCCGCTGGCGTCCGGAGCGTCGTGCTGGATTCGGTGCTGCCGCCGGAGGTGAACTTCGATGAGGTCTCCGCGACGAACGTGCTGCGTGTCCTGAACCAGGTGTTCGACGGGTGCGCGGTGGACCGCGAGTGCGGCGCAAGGTATCCCGACCTGCGCGCCCGCTTCACGAAGCTGGTGGCCGACGCGGACCGCCGCCCCTTGAAGCTGGCCATCCGTGCGGGCGGCGGACCGGTGGAGGTCC harbors:
- a CDS encoding HNH endonuclease; amino-acid sequence: METLVLSQSYEPVARIPWQRAIMLLVQGKVEVVEEYEDRVIRSVTVELRMPSVIRFVRALWKGPRGVRFSRENVYQRDQCRCQYCGHKVTRPEATYDHVLPRAQGGRTSWENIVIACVPCNQKKGNRTPAQARMTLRTVPAKPKRLPDALVVSFLVEKGLPLSWRKFLRDVAYWHTELEA
- a CDS encoding quinone oxidoreductase family protein, giving the protein MKAIRYHQVGGPEVLRWEDAPEPVPGPGQVLVRVHAAGVNFADTERRRGLYDAQAPLPRILGSEAAGVVRAVGPGVDASWVGRRVVALTKEAYAEAALAPVEELLVLPPEVSFEEAAALLVQGLTAYHVVHTVGRVEAGQTVLIHAAAGGVGLLAVQLAKAAGARVIGTVSGEAKAKLARDVGADAVIRYDQEDVAASVRELTQGRGVERVLDSVGASTWQASLDALAPFGHLVSYGNASGHPPSVEVESLYAKSLTVGAYWLRTPTPPEVQRKAREALLAEVVAKRLRIVVGLALPLSRAEEAHRQLEGRSTVGKVVLLGSD
- a CDS encoding MFS transporter, with product MRTRRFHYAWVMAAAIFVVLLCAAGVRATPSVFIVPLEREFGWSRALVSSAVSVNLVLYGLVGPFAAALMQKFGIRRTTLVSLCIIAVGVALTNFIHAPWQLLLFWGVLVGLGTGTTAMVLGATVVQRWFVARRGLVMGVLTASTATGQLVFLPLLAMLVEHRGWRVVSFTVAGVVACVIPLVAWLVRDRPSDVGLKPYGAAPEDEEVKPSSVNPLANALGALGRASRKRDFWLLAGSFFICGATTNGLVGTHLIPACMDHGIPEVRAAGLLALMGIFDLVGTTASGWMSDRFDNRWLLFWYYGLRGLALLYLPSAFEMSLFGLPLFAVFYGLDWIATVPPTVRLTTQTVGAEDGPIAFGWVVAAHQVGAGLGALGAGVIRTSLETYTPAWVVAGVICLAAALVVLRIGRGSASSPPVVGAPATH
- a CDS encoding MarR family winged helix-turn-helix transcriptional regulator, yielding MSQDELQRTLCNCLALRQASRHVTQFYDQVLAPSGLRTTQYSILHRVQTQGPLTVNALADQLVMDPSTLTHNLKPLLKDGFVVLEVGRTDRRQRAIAITPEGQGVYRKARPLWLRAQSDFENAVGNTQATALRDLLAAVSRTGLGEAEAEAEAPPAPKGKTRRSGR
- a CDS encoding alpha/beta fold hydrolase, which gives rise to MTISVRRPRVLLSVLLGLSLGCATARPQAASAPVETTVSASEPLVAQEADAVFTSYRFQDGAVLPEVRIHYATLGTPRRDASGAVTNAVLLLHWTSASGEVLRSKSFQDALFAPGRPLDATKYLLIFPDSVGHGRSSKPSDGLRTKFPAYGYRDMVELQHQLVTRTLGIRRLHAIVGLSMGGMNAWQWSELYPDAVEGVMPIVSLPTRIAGRNLLWRRFVSGQIRNDPEWKDGLYTAQPRGWLEAFPVFRMMLDGVPHLQATLPDAQSADAFIATARAQAAGMDANDILYSLESSRDYDPEGALGDIQAHVFALNFSDDEFNPVTLRTLETLMPRVKRGRFVVQEGSASSFGHFTQAHPELWADQVAAFLKFLEEG
- a CDS encoding S9 family peptidase, with the protein product MPAWKSLSRVLAPTLLLPLLGAAPPATLPATKPASAVKAVAGATAARPSKQYSVEQFMGSTEVMAPVFTSDGKQLLFSSNASGIFNVHSVPVGGGKPTALTRSKTDSIRVVGAFPRDSRFLFERDKGGDEQTHVYVRTPDGKEKDLTPMKQGVAGFLGFSHDDSAFYLTTNERDPGAMDVYRYDAKTYARTLLAQNDKGFGVAAVAPDESWVALEEAITTSDGNVWRYDVATKALKNLTPHTGSASYRVGDIHPVTGELYVITDDGSEFTRVVRPAKEAGRWEDVEKADWDIYGTHFSRSGAFRVSIINVDAGIEVRLHDVKAGTQVPLTQLPAGMISEVVFSRDEKQLAVQLETDRTSANLYVLDLATKKTRRVTDTMSRELDSEDLVDAQVVRFKSFDGMEIPNLLFKPHQATAEHKAPAIVYVHGGPGGQTSRGYNNFVQYLVNRGYVVLGINNRGSTGYGKTFLRADDQKHGKDPLRDCVEARKYLASLPYVDGSRVGILGASYGGYMVLAALAFHPDSFDVGVDVFGPSNWLRTLKSMPPEWGAFRQAMFQEMGNPETQEVMLKEISPFFHAERIQKPLFVVQGANDPRVPQAESDDIVAAVKKNGVPVEYLLLPDEGHGFKKKKNEAEVDRRVLEFFDRYLKAATATAPKP
- a CDS encoding GFA family protein; the protein is MTQNDLQKTPALSGLHTYAGGCLCGAVRYEASVDLADVTRCNCTICMKYGYGGGAGMKPDAFRLLKGQDAIKKYGRDGSPNTRSFCGRCGVVCFGDGDVPELGGKFVSIYVNTLDDVDPSLLTFKYWDGRHDNWMAGARSTPWPFQAAA
- a CDS encoding FAD-binding dehydrogenase; the encoded protein is MGQEVDVIVVGGGLAGLVAATELADAGKRVAVVDQEGPQNLGGQAFWSFGGLFLVDSPEQRRMGIKDSHALAMVDWMGTAAFDREEDHWPRQWAEAFVNFAAGEMRPWLVQQGMSWFPVVGWAERGGYGAVGHGNSVPRFHVTWGTGPGVLEPFVRRAKAAEAKGTLTFHFRHRVDELLTQNGAVVGVRGMVLEPTDVPRGASSSRVTTGDFELRASAVIVTSGGIGGNHELVRKAWPERMGPAPKFMIQGVPDHVDGRMIAITEAAGGRLINRDRMWHYTEGLRNWNPIWPRHGIRILPGPSSLWLDATGKRLPPPLFPGFDTLGTLEHILKTGHEHTWFILNQWIIKKEFALSGSEQNPDLTGKDWLGVLNRAVGKKAMGPVEAFKEKGEDFVISNNLRDLVAGMNAKTEAPLLDFATVEREVKARDLQMDNPFSKDLQLAAIRQARNYRGDKLVRTAKLHRILDPNAGPLIGVKLNILTRKTLGGFETDLQGRVFNAQGKTIPGLYAAGEVAGFGGGGVHGYRALEGTFLGGCIFSGRAAGRAASGNV
- a CDS encoding class I SAM-dependent methyltransferase — protein: MEPDVKGNTGPMGHDAAAYAQRQDGLSPEPLRDAAWSVAGQRAFGVVLDVGSGSGGWIRRLRQNPAVERILSTDIHDAGASRLPGVEFQLRDVSRDALPWGDGSVDWVFAIEVLEHLANPRHFVKEAFRVLKPGGHLFFTTPNNDSLTARLSFLVRGYFPAFCEQDYRDSGHITPITELDARRMAVEAGFQSIDFDYPLPGRIPRSSVYWQRFVPGLRGRWWSDGLFALLTRPR
- a CDS encoding DNA-3-methyladenine glycosylase I, yielding MQQRCVWVGTDPLYQTYHDEEWGVPVRDSRALWEMLMLEGFQAGLAWIVILRKREAFRKAFKGFDPKVVARFTEKDVTRLMADEGIVRARAKIEATIGNARAYLKMQEAGEDFSAFVWGMAGGKPIRNVWKGRGDVPAKTELSEAYAKAFKQRGFKFVGPVIVYAWMQATGIVDDHTVDCFRHR